GTTGAAGATAGGAGTGGTCAAGGCATTAACGCCTGACGCAAGAAAAAATTTTGGGCTATGCGAAAGGTTTGCTCGAGCTTAAGCCAGCAGGTTGTTCTATAGTTTTCATGCCAAATAGATAAGGGAGGAGTTAAAAAATGGCTTACAACCTTAGAAACAGGAGCTTCTTAAAATTACTGGATTTCTCGCCGCAAGAAATCCGATTTCTGCTGGATCTTTCCGCGGAACTGAAAAGAGCTAAGTATGCGGGAACCGAGCAGCCGAGGTTGGTCGGAAAGAATATCGTTTTGATTTTCGAAAAGGCTTCCACAAGAACCAGGTGTGCTTTTGAAACAGCCGCCTATGACCAGGGGGCAAGGGTAACATACCTGGACCCGGCGAGTTCGCAATTAGGGAAGAAGGAATCCTTGAAAGACACAGCCCGCGTGCTGGGCAGGATGTACGATGGGATTGAGTACCGCGGATTCGGACAGGAAATCGTAGAGACACTTGCCGAATATTCAAACGTCCCTGTTTGGAATGGCCTTACCAACGAGTTTCATCCCACCCAGGTATTGGCGGACATTCTTACCATAATGGAGCATACCGACAAACCTTTAAGCCAGGTAAAGCTGGCATATCTAGGAGACGCCAGGTTCAATATGGGAAACTCGCTCCTCGTTGGCTCAGCGAAAATGGGAATGGATTTCCGCTGCGTTGCTCCGAAGAGTCTGCAGCCTAACAAAGAGCTGGTGCGAAAGGCGGAGGAAATAGCCAAAGAGACAGGTGCCCGCATAAAGGTAACGGACAACCTGCAAGAGGGGGTAAAGGATTGCGATTTTCTTTACACTGATGTCTGGGTCTCCATGGGTGAACCAGCCGAAGTCTGGAAAGAAAGGATAGAGCTTCTAAAACCGTACCAGGTAAATAAAGAATTGCTAAAAATTACGGGCAACCCGAGAGTAAAGTTCATGCACTGCCTCCCCTCATTTCATAATCGGGAGACGACCGTCGGCGAGGATATCTACAAGAAGTTCGGTCTGGAGAGCATGGAAGTCACCGAGGAGGTTTTCGAATCGGAGGCATCCATAGTATTCGACGAGGCTGAAAACAGACTTCACACCATAAAGGCGGTAATGGTAGCAACGCTAGGGTCATAGTTGGCGAAAGCCAATTTGCACTGAATCTATATTTTTTGATTCTGCCAAACTTTGGCGAGTATAGCCATTCGAACTGGAACACCATATCCTGCCTGTTCAAGCATTTTTACCCGCGGTAGGTTTTCTATTTCTTGACGAATTTCTTGTTCCTCTTCATCAACTGGCATGGGATGGCAGAAAAAGGTTCCTTTTTGCTCGCTCATTTTATAGACTTCGTCAGTCACGGCAAAGTTATCTTTGTTCCGCTGGTAAGTTAGAAGGAGCTCGCTGTCTTTTATTCGATTCTTTTGGACTCGAACCACATAACAAATATCACTGTCTTGAACTACTGCTTTAATATCTGAGGCTTCTTCAAATTCACCCCCTTTTTGAGATAAATAAGACTTCAATTCCGGTCTTATTTCTAATCCTTGGGGAGCAACAAAAAACATTTTTACTCCCGGACATTGACTGAGCAAAACAGCCTCAGAACTAACTACTCGGGAAAACTTTAGGTCTCCAATAAAGGAGATAGTAAAATGGTCCAATCTTCCCAAGAGCTTTTGAAACGTATAAGCATCAAGTAAAGCTTGAGTAGGATGTTCGTTAGAGCCAGAGCCGGCATTAATTATCGGTACCCATGAGACTCTAGCTGCCCTCTCTGCTGCATCGTTTTCTGGATGGCGCAATACAATGATGTCTGCGTATCCTAAATGGTTTTGGGCCGCCCCGCTGATCACTTTAATGGTATGCTCCAAACTTTCGCCCTTAGCCGCCGAGGAGAACTTAGCAGCATTTTCTGTACTGATTACATTTGCTCCCAAGAGAAGGGCAGCCCTCTCAAAAGAAAAACGGGTTCTTGTGCTTTCTTCATAAAAAAGACTGCAAACAGTCACGCCCTTCAGATTCTCAAAGTTTCTTACACCTGCTTTAAATGATTGATTAAAGTTTTCAGCATCTGTGAGCAACTCTGCAACTATCGATGGCGTGAGCTGCTCGGCCTTAATTAGATGGTGAAGCTTTTCCATATCCGCCCCCCGATTTGAATATTTGTATGACCTAGTTTATCATATATCGCGATTTCTAGGTAGGTGAAATTCAAACTTAATCCAGCATTTATTATGCGTGCTAACTAGAGTCTCTATGAGATAGAAATGGCGACTAATCCTAGGACTTATCACCTTGTATCATCGAAGCTCCGTGTTTTTCCCTACCGTTTTAGTGCGAAAGTGGTGCTTACAAATAGGAGCCAATTTCGGGGAAGAGACTGAGCGCTATGGAAAACTGCACTATCAGCAGGGCTCATGTTTCTGACGTCGAAGATATTCTGGCGTTAATCAATAGCTGCGCCACCTCTAATCTGATGCTCCCCAGAGGACCGAAGTACTTATATGAAAACATCCGTGATTTCGTTGTGGTCGAAGGTAAGGCAGAGATGGGAGAACCGAAGATTGTGGCCTGTGGAAGTCTCCACGTGCTCTGGAAAGATACTGCTGAGATACGTTCGCTTACCACACACCCAGAGTTCCGGAGACAAGGACTGGGATCAAGTATCGTTAGGTATCTGGTAGAGGATGCCAAACAGATTGGAATTGAGCAGATAATTGCCCTTACACTGATAGAAGAGTTTTTCAAGAAGCTTGGGTTTAAACCGAAGGGAAAAGAGGAGCTCCCGTCCAAGATATGGGATGAATGTAGCCGCTGCCCGAAATACTTTGAATGTGATGAGGTAGGGCTCATCCTGGAATGTACCCAACCGCTTGAGGTCTAGTTATAGCCTCATAACTGGCCGCTTCCAATTACGTAGGAGTTTGCAAATGGCTGGAGAACTTATTGTAGTTGGTTGTTCAAGGGAAAAGTTCTCCTACCTCGCGAACTGAATTGAAGATATAGTCCGGAATGACAGGGGATTCCAGATCGCTTTCCCGGAACTCACCCGTCTTCACGAGTGCCGTCTTCAGCCCCGCATTTCTGGCACCCAGGATATCGGTGCTGATTCTGTCCCCTACCATAATAATTTTGTTCTTTTCCGCTATCCCCATAGTGTTAAGAGCGATATCGAAGACGTAGCGATTGGGCTTCCCAATATAGGTGGCTTTGATGTTAGCAGCTTCTTCCAGCATTTTCCCGTAAGCACCTACATTCAACTCGAGTTCCCCCATACTGTTGTCAACTATCTCAGGTATCATAACGATAAACTTGGCACCTCCGGAAAGCAACCGCAGTGCCTTGTTGAGATTCTGGAAATTGAAATCTTCACGACAGTCCCCAAGCACGACATATTCAGGGTTCTTGGAATCGTGGTGAAAGTCCCGGAACTCATCCAGCCCTTCTCGTTTCAGCATTATCCAGCAGGACCCGGGGTGCAGGGTTTTCAAATACTGGGCTGTAGCAAAGGAGGCGGTTATCACCTCATCTTCATATACAGTAATCCCTTTTTTTCTCAATTTACCGGCGCATGATTTTCGGCTTTCGAGGGTGCTGTTGGAAAGAATCCGAAAGGGAATCCCTTTTTGGCGTAAAGAGTTTAACAATTCGACAGCACCGGTGTATACTTTCCCATGAAACATGAGGACACCGTGCAGGTCTAATATTACACCCTTAAACTCTGGTTTATTGAAACGTGTTCTTGACACCGTTAAGAAATGAATTATAACACATTGGCAGTCCTTTACATCTTTACCCGTAAGTGATAATTTATAATCTGTCTCAGGAGGTCGAGAATGGCAAAACCCACGCAGCCAGTTTAGCAGTGATGGTGCTCATTACCGAAGTTTTAGTCGCCAATATCCCAGAGAACAAACGTCGCTTGAAGTCTTGCAGAACGTTTTAGTTTAGCTCAAGCCGAGAAATTGCCAGTTCAATATTTATGCCTGATTCCCGCCATCTATCTCAAAATCCGGGTGCCGGTCTTGCCCTCAAGAGCTCTTACCGCAGTTTCGGGGAGGGTTATTATCGCCTCTCGTTCACGCGACGGGTCTGTTTCTTCCAGGAACATTATCGCTGCCCGAATCTTAGGTTCCATGCTTCCTTTGCCGAAGTGTCCTTCGTCCAGAAGTTTCTTCGCTTCCGCCACGCTTAGATCTTCCAGTGCCTGCTGACGCGGTGTAGCGAAGTCTCGATAGACATATTCCACAGCAGTAAGAATAAACAGGACATCAGCATCTATCTCGATAGCTAAGCGGGCTGAGGCGTAGTCCTTATCAATTACCGCCTCAACACCGCACAAATTGCGGTTCTCCTCCCTGACCACGGGTATACCGCCTCCGCCGACGGCAACCACTATCTCACCGGCGTCCAGCATGGCCTTTATAATCCTGGCTTGCTGGATGTTTACCGGTATTGGTGACGGGACTACGCGTCGGTAACCACGGCCACTGTCTTCAATAATGTCCCAGCCCTTTGCTTTTTGTAGCCGCTCCGCTTCACCTACATCATAGAAGGGCCCTATGGGTTTGGAGGGATTCTTAAAAGCAGGGTCATTCCTGTCAACTATCACCTGAGTTACCACAGTGGTGATATTATGTGGTGCCTCGATTTGCCTCAGATGATTAGCCAGAGTATTTTGAATCATATAGCCCATAAGGCCTTCTGTAGCTGCTCCGCAGATGTCCAGAGGCAGAGGGGGGACCACATCTTTGGCCGTTTCCATGGCGAGGAACAGGTTGCCCACCTGCGGTCCGTTGCCGTGGGTAATGACAATCCGGTTGCCGCTCGCTAGCAGACCCAGCAACTGTTCAGCGGTGGGCTGCAGATTCTCATACTGCTCTTCGGCAGTTCCCTTCTGCTTTGCCCTCAGGATGGAATTGCCACCCAGAGCAATGACGAAGGTCTTAGTCTTAGTCATGTTTTTGTCCACAGTCCGTTTCCTTTCTAATAATCAGGCAGTTGAATCACTGTATCAATTTATGCATCAATAAGCTCATGGCTTCTGGTTGAGAGCACTGCATCGGAGAGCAGTACACTTCCAGTAGTAAGGGTCTCCTCTACCTCTCCACCTTCCTTGATTCCCCGTCTTCGGCCTTATCGGCTTGGGTCTTCTCCCTTGTATTTTCCCGATTTTGGCAAATTCTTGAACCGAGTTGAAATGAGGTTCCCCCAATACATGGGGGAACCTCTCTATCGCAGCAAAATGGACTACTACCTGATAGCCCGAGCCACGTCTTCGTCGCTGGGTACCTCAGAGATTACCTTGTGCTTTGGCGGGTCTTGCTTCTGAGTTAGCAGGCACACTACTACCATCACAACGAGAGAAACAACCGGTGGAATCATCGTATCCAAACCGGCTAAGTCCGGTGGAATTTTAATATACAGGATCAATCGAAGGATGGAGCCGACAATGACTGCTGACAGAGCCCCCCACGCATTTGCCTTTTTCCAGTATATGCCCAGTACCAGCGGAACAAGGCAGCCGGCAAAGACCACATCGAAGGCAAGTACCAGCATAATTCCTGGCTCAGGTTTTACATATGCCAACCAACCCGCAACTGCGAATACCGGTATGAGTACGAAACGAGCCCACCAAAGAAGCCTTTGGTCCCAAACATGCCAGTCTTCCTTTTTAATAGGCTTTCCTGTTACCCTAGCTTTCCTGGCCAGATACGGTTGTAGAATGTTCCTGTGGAATATATTCCTGCTAAATACTGCTGATATGGCTAATCCACCACCGTTAGCCGTGGATAGCCCAGCAGCAAGAGGACCCACCAGAACGAATAGTCCCAGAAGCAAGGGGAGACTGGTTACTGCCACCATTGGTAAAATTGTTCTGGGATCCACAATGTCCGCCGCCGGAAGGAGCTTGAAGGCCATCAGGCCGATGGATGTGGCGGCCAGTCCTGCTATGAGCGTAAAGGCCGCCCCATAATAGCAGCCTTTTTGAGCTGTTTCAGGGTCCTTGGCGGCAAAGACCCTTTCCATAAAGTCAAGGGCGACAATATCACCAAGACCCAGTGCTAGAAGATTTGCCCATGTCACGAGTGAAAGATTTGCCGTTGATGTCAATCCAGTCCAGTCGAAGAAGCCAGGCGGGATTGCGGCAGCAAAGGAGTCCCAACCACCAGCAGCAACCACCAGCCAGACAGCACCTACACTGAAAGCTATGATGGCGGGATATTCCTGAACCATATCAGTGGCAGCACACGAGAAAAGCCCACCGCTAAATGTGTATGCCAAGACAAGGACACTCATTATGGCGAGTGCTGTGATATAAGGTATCTCAAAAATATAGGTCATTATCCAGGCAGCACCGGCCATATTGCCCGCGACCAGGATGATAAAACTGAAGGCCATGAGAAGCGAAACGATGACTTCTACTGGTTTGTTATACCTCCTGTAGTAGAAATCAGCCAATGTGATCATGTTCATCCGGTTCAGGGGTTTGGCAAACCATAGCCCGGTGACAACAAGGCATATAGCGAGCCCCAGCGGAAATGAGAACCCAAACCAAAAATTGACTGTGTAGGCGCCTGTTGCAGCCCCCATTGTGGAGTTGGCATCAAGTGCCTGGGCGAACAGCATGGTTCCTATCACGAAAAAAGGCAGCCGCTTACCAGCTATGATGAAGCGCCTGCCACTCCGCTGGACCAGGAAATAGGTGCCTACGCCGACGACGAAATAAAGTCCCAAAAGTATAATGAGACCAAGCTGAATACTAGTCATACACTTCCTCCTTTGATTTTTTATTCAAAAAATGCTGACACATCCTCAAACTTTAAACGAGGGATCCGCATCATCAATCGGATTATTTAATAGCCCTTGACCTGTTTCGGGAAGTAGTCCTCGCACTTCCCCTCTCGATAAATATCCAATGTGGTGCAGTGCAACGCACCTCCGAAGGGGATTACTTTTTCGTACGGAATCGGAATTACCTCGACACCGAGTTTGGTTAGTTGCTCGATGAAGGCCGTCTCGTGAGCTTCGACACACATCACATTCGGAGCGATACTAAAGGTGTTTACCGAGATCCAGGACTTGGACTCATACAGATCAGTGAGGTAAACCAGGTTTTTGTGTACATAGGTCGGCCTCGCCGCAGGAATCAGCTCCCAGTCATTTTTCTTGAATAGCTCCCAGAACTCGGGAGTGCGTGGCTTCCAATCTGCATTGTACACACATAGCCCTGGTCGTGGAACTGCTATGTTCACATCAATATGCCACGGATGGAAGTTGTTCGGTTTTTTAGGGTCTGTCGGGGTGTCGAACTGCACCTCGTGAACTCGAATGCCAGGTTCCAGCCGAGCAAATGTGCGCTTCAACCAGTCCATTCCCCCTCTGTTTGTCACACAGGAAGCTTGATGGAAAATGTCTTTACCGCATCGCCAGGCATCGGCAGCATCCCAAAGAGGTTCCTCCTCAGTGAGCTGGAACTCCCAATTATGGAGCCGCTTCGTCTTCTGGGCATCCGTCCAAACGTTGTTGTAATCGTAGTAATAGTTCTTGACATATGACTTATCCGTGAGCCGTGGTTTGGGTGCGCCAAAATGAACTACATCGGGGTCCTTCTTGAACCATTCCACAAAAAGCGGACGCATGTTCAGGTACTCATAGTATCGGGAGCGGCGGCAGGTCGTGGCTTCGATGATATAGTTGCCATGAACCAGAAAAACGTCCCGGACGTTGTTGACGCCGTGGCAGTTCAACTGCGTCCAGTCCGGCGTCGAGACCGGTACATTAAACATACAGGGGTGAATTGTCGGCCGGTCGACCTTAATGCCACGCTTCTCAAGTGTCTTGATGAAGTAGTTCATCTGCTCGTTGGCTGCATCCACCATCTCCTGGGGGAATGGTCCATACGACCCAAGTGGATAGCCGCCTTTGGGAAGGTCGTACCACCAGGCCGGTTCCGGAGCCGGCACATTTGTGCCCTCTGGTCTCCCGATAACCACGTGCTTCAGCGGATCCCATTCGTTCCAGCAATTGACAATCTTCGCCATTTTAATCGTCTCCTCTCATCATTATTCTTGGCTTCTTCACTTTCGTTAATCTAAGCCATCCCATAACCTTTTTGACAATCTCAGTCTCTCATAAGACACCACCTCCTGTCACGCATAGTAGATTAGCTTTTTATTCATTTTTCGCATTCTCAACGGAGGGCGTATGGGACAGGCAAACGAGAATCGGCCAGGATAGCAGATGGGAGCAGATGACACGCCCTTCGACCATGCCATAATCTTTATGTCCTTCCGGAAGAGTTCGCTTTTATTTTCATGGGAAGCTTATGCCTCTTTCCGAATTCAGATAGTATGTCGCCTAGGTTCGGCCTTCCAATTTCCTGCAGCTCGTAGTAGGCCCTTGTATTTGGCTTCTTGATATCAATAATCCTGCTCAAGTTGATGGGTGTTGCTACAACTACCGCATCACAATCGGTCTTGTTGATAGTTGTGCCCAGCTCTTTTAGCTGCTCTTTGCCGTACCCCATCGCCGGCAATAGTGGTCCGATATGCGGGTAGTGTTTGAAGGTTTCGGTAATTGTTCCCACCGTGTAAGGCCTGGGGTCTACCAGCTCTCTGGCACCGTACCGTTGAGCGGCCACAACGCCCGAGCCGTAGCTCATCTCTCCGTGCGTTAATGTCGGGCCGTCTTCTAT
The Chloroflexota bacterium genome window above contains:
- the pyrB gene encoding aspartate carbamoyltransferase, whose translation is MEKLHHLIKAEQLTPSIVAELLTDAENFNQSFKAGVRNFENLKGVTVCSLFYEESTRTRFSFERAALLLGANVISTENAAKFSSAAKGESLEHTIKVISGAAQNHLGYADIIVLRHPENDAAERAARVSWVPIINAGSGSNEHPTQALLDAYTFQKLLGRLDHFTISFIGDLKFSRVVSSEAVLLSQCPGVKMFFVAPQGLEIRPELKSYLSQKGGEFEEASDIKAVVQDSDICYVVRVQKNRIKDSELLLTYQRNKDNFAVTDEVYKMSEQKGTFFCHPMPVDEEEQEIRQEIENLPRVKMLEQAGYGVPVRMAILAKVWQNQKI
- a CDS encoding HAD-IIA family hydrolase, with the protein product MFHGKVYTGAVELLNSLRQKGIPFRILSNSTLESRKSCAGKLRKKGITVYEDEVITASFATAQYLKTLHPGSCWIMLKREGLDEFRDFHHDSKNPEYVVLGDCREDFNFQNLNKALRLLSGGAKFIVMIPEIVDNSMGELELNVGAYGKMLEEAANIKATYIGKPNRYVFDIALNTMGIAEKNKIIMVGDRISTDILGARNAGLKTALVKTGEFRESDLESPVIPDYIFNSVREVGELFP
- a CDS encoding N-acetyltransferase, whose translation is MENCTISRAHVSDVEDILALINSCATSNLMLPRGPKYLYENIRDFVVVEGKAEMGEPKIVACGSLHVLWKDTAEIRSLTTHPEFRRQGLGSSIVRYLVEDAKQIGIEQIIALTLIEEFFKKLGFKPKGKEELPSKIWDECSRCPKYFECDEVGLILECTQPLEV
- the argF gene encoding ornithine carbamoyltransferase, with the translated sequence MAYNLRNRSFLKLLDFSPQEIRFLLDLSAELKRAKYAGTEQPRLVGKNIVLIFEKASTRTRCAFETAAYDQGARVTYLDPASSQLGKKESLKDTARVLGRMYDGIEYRGFGQEIVETLAEYSNVPVWNGLTNEFHPTQVLADILTIMEHTDKPLSQVKLAYLGDARFNMGNSLLVGSAKMGMDFRCVAPKSLQPNKELVRKAEEIAKETGARIKVTDNLQEGVKDCDFLYTDVWVSMGEPAEVWKERIELLKPYQVNKELLKITGNPRVKFMHCLPSFHNRETTVGEDIYKKFGLESMEVTEEVFESEASIVFDEAENRLHTIKAVMVATLGS
- a CDS encoding serine/threonine protein kinase, whose product is MAKIVNCWNEWDPLKHVVIGRPEGTNVPAPEPAWWYDLPKGGYPLGSYGPFPQEMVDAANEQMNYFIKTLEKRGIKVDRPTIHPCMFNVPVSTPDWTQLNCHGVNNVRDVFLVHGNYIIEATTCRRSRYYEYLNMRPLFVEWFKKDPDVVHFGAPKPRLTDKSYVKNYYYDYNNVWTDAQKTKRLHNWEFQLTEEEPLWDAADAWRCGKDIFHQASCVTNRGGMDWLKRTFARLEPGIRVHEVQFDTPTDPKKPNNFHPWHIDVNIAVPRPGLCVYNADWKPRTPEFWELFKKNDWELIPAARPTYVHKNLVYLTDLYESKSWISVNTFSIAPNVMCVEAHETAFIEQLTKLGVEVIPIPYEKVIPFGGALHCTTLDIYREGKCEDYFPKQVKGY
- the arcC gene encoding carbamate kinase; the protein is MTKTKTFVIALGGNSILRAKQKGTAEEQYENLQPTAEQLLGLLASGNRIVITHGNGPQVGNLFLAMETAKDVVPPLPLDICGAATEGLMGYMIQNTLANHLRQIEAPHNITTVVTQVIVDRNDPAFKNPSKPIGPFYDVGEAERLQKAKGWDIIEDSGRGYRRVVPSPIPVNIQQARIIKAMLDAGEIVVAVGGGGIPVVREENRNLCGVEAVIDKDYASARLAIEIDADVLFILTAVEYVYRDFATPRQQALEDLSVAEAKKLLDEGHFGKGSMEPKIRAAIMFLEETDPSREREAIITLPETAVRALEGKTGTRILR